A single Desulfobaculum xiamenense DNA region contains:
- the murJ gene encoding murein biosynthesis integral membrane protein MurJ, with protein sequence MNSHTRGIARNAAVVGGATLISRILGFARDLIIAYALGAGPIADAFFVAFRLPNLMRRLFGEGSLTMAFVPVYSRIREEQGPAAAFAMARSVHVWLAIILGVVTALALVFARPLTIAIAPGFASDPAQLALTTDLVRICFPYTVFICGVALCMGILNAEGHFLTPALSPCVLNIVLIAAALSAVWLDLSVPHVLAWGVLAAGVLQWVLQQPSMLSRGFRWTGTWSFNDPGVKRTGRLMLPTVFGAAVYQINILIGTLLASLLPAGSISYLYYADRLVQFPLGVFGVAVSTAALPSLSRLAARSDMEGFREALNASLRLTLFIALPAAAGLVALSEPVVQLLFQRGAFEAEAVRATALALVAYGLGLPAFALVRPLVSAFYALEDTRMPVIAATLSVAVYVACGVAMMQGMGHVGLALATTVSSWFNTFFLMWALRRRLGQWADWHRACVAFTLLGVAIGLGAWATTGMGVWAVAFIPVWAVAYALGALAFRVPEATMMADALRRRIAR encoded by the coding sequence ATGAACAGCCACACTCGTGGAATCGCCCGCAACGCGGCCGTCGTGGGAGGAGCAACCCTCATCTCCCGCATCCTCGGCTTCGCGCGCGATCTCATCATCGCCTACGCCCTCGGCGCAGGCCCCATCGCCGACGCCTTCTTCGTGGCCTTCCGCCTGCCGAACCTCATGCGACGGCTGTTCGGCGAAGGCTCGCTGACCATGGCCTTCGTGCCCGTGTACTCCCGCATCCGCGAGGAGCAGGGGCCTGCGGCGGCCTTCGCCATGGCGCGTTCGGTCCATGTGTGGCTGGCCATCATCCTCGGCGTCGTCACTGCCTTGGCGCTCGTTTTCGCGCGGCCGTTGACCATCGCCATCGCTCCGGGCTTCGCGTCGGACCCGGCGCAACTCGCGCTGACCACGGACCTCGTGCGCATCTGCTTCCCGTATACGGTGTTCATCTGCGGCGTCGCGCTGTGCATGGGCATCCTTAACGCGGAGGGGCATTTCCTCACGCCCGCGCTGTCGCCCTGCGTGCTGAACATCGTGCTCATCGCGGCGGCGCTGTCCGCCGTGTGGCTGGACCTTTCCGTGCCGCATGTGCTGGCGTGGGGCGTTTTGGCCGCCGGCGTTCTGCAATGGGTGTTGCAGCAGCCGTCCATGCTGTCGCGCGGCTTCCGCTGGACCGGGACGTGGAGCTTCAACGACCCCGGCGTGAAGCGCACCGGGCGGCTCATGCTGCCCACGGTGTTCGGCGCGGCCGTGTACCAGATCAATATTCTCATCGGTACGCTGTTGGCCTCGCTTCTTCCGGCGGGCAGCATTTCGTATCTGTACTACGCGGACCGGCTGGTGCAGTTCCCGCTTGGCGTGTTCGGCGTGGCCGTGAGCACCGCCGCGTTGCCGAGCCTGTCGCGGTTGGCCGCGCGTTCGGACATGGAGGGCTTTCGCGAGGCGCTCAACGCCAGCCTGCGTCTGACGCTGTTCATCGCATTGCCTGCGGCTGCGGGACTCGTGGCCCTTTCCGAACCCGTGGTCCAGCTCCTCTTTCAGCGCGGAGCCTTCGAGGCCGAGGCCGTGCGGGCCACGGCGCTGGCCTTAGTAGCCTACGGACTGGGGCTTCCCGCCTTTGCGCTGGTTCGGCCGCTGGTTTCGGCCTTCTACGCCCTTGAGGACACGCGTATGCCCGTCATCGCCGCCACGCTCAGCGTGGCCGTGTATGTGGCCTGCGGCGTGGCCATGATGCAGGGGATGGGGCACGTGGGCCTCGCGTTGGCCACCACCGTCTCCTCGTGGTTCAACACCTTTTTCCTGATGTGGGCACTGCGGCGCAGGCTGGGGCAGTGGGCGGACTGGCACCGCGCGTGCGTCGCCTTCACGCTGCTTGGCGTAGCCATCGGCCTTGGCGCATGGGCGACCACGGGCATGGGAGTGTGGGCCGTGGCGTTCATCCCCGTGTGGGCCGTGGCCTACGCCCTTGGCGCGCTGGCGTTTCGCGTGCCCGAGGCCACCATGATGGCCGATGCGCTACGGCGCAGAATCGCCCGATAG
- the serB gene encoding phosphoserine phosphatase SerB, which produces MHEIVLIRISGDDKPGIMNSLTGILASYGVRILDIGQAVIHNTLSLGLIIEIPREQGSAPILKDLLFKAHEMGVGLTFEAVAPERHEQWVGAQGRRRHIVTLISREITSRQMERVSGVLTRHGLNIDFISRLSGRISLERPDAHPRACVELSVRGEPADIAAMRAEFMDISRELGVDIGLQEDNVYRRNRRLICFDMDSTLIQGEVIDELARRAGVVDRVSAITESAMRGELDFRQSLRERVSLLEGLDASVLSEVAESIPLTEGARRLIGTLKNLGYKIAILSGGFTYFGERLQRELGVDYVYANELEIVDGRLTGRVVGEIVDGARKAQLLQDIARRENIDLQQVVAVGDGANDLPMLNLAGLGIAFHAKPIVRRGARQAISTLGLDGILYLLGLRDREALD; this is translated from the coding sequence ATGCACGAGATCGTCCTGATCAGGATTTCCGGGGATGACAAGCCCGGCATAATGAATTCGCTTACCGGCATCCTTGCCTCGTACGGGGTGCGGATTCTGGACATCGGACAGGCCGTCATCCACAACACGCTCTCGCTTGGCCTCATCATCGAGATTCCCCGCGAGCAGGGCTCTGCCCCCATCCTCAAGGATCTGCTGTTCAAGGCGCACGAGATGGGTGTGGGGCTGACCTTCGAGGCCGTGGCCCCCGAGCGCCACGAGCAGTGGGTGGGCGCGCAGGGACGCAGGCGGCATATCGTGACCCTCATCTCCCGCGAGATCACCTCGCGCCAGATGGAGCGCGTGTCCGGTGTGCTGACCCGTCACGGTCTGAATATCGACTTTATCTCGCGCCTGTCCGGTCGCATCTCCCTCGAACGCCCCGACGCGCATCCCCGCGCCTGCGTGGAGTTGTCCGTGCGTGGCGAACCGGCGGACATCGCCGCCATGCGCGCGGAGTTCATGGACATTTCTCGTGAACTGGGCGTGGACATCGGCCTTCAGGAGGACAACGTCTACCGCCGCAACCGTCGCCTGATCTGCTTCGACATGGACTCCACCCTCATTCAGGGCGAGGTCATCGACGAACTGGCGCGTCGGGCTGGTGTCGTGGACCGCGTGTCCGCCATTACCGAGTCCGCCATGCGCGGGGAGTTGGATTTCCGCCAGAGCCTGCGCGAGCGCGTAAGCCTGCTCGAAGGTCTGGACGCCTCGGTGCTCTCCGAGGTGGCCGAAAGCATTCCTCTCACCGAGGGGGCGCGGCGGCTCATCGGCACGCTGAAGAATCTGGGGTACAAGATCGCCATCCTGTCCGGCGGGTTCACCTACTTTGGCGAGCGCCTGCAACGAGAGCTGGGTGTGGACTACGTGTACGCCAACGAGCTGGAGATCGTGGACGGCAGGCTGACTGGGCGCGTGGTCGGCGAGATCGTGGACGGGGCGCGCAAGGCGCAACTGCTTCAGGACATCGCCCGCAGGGAGAACATCGACCTGCAACAGGTGGTGGCCGTGGGCGACGGTGCCAACGATCTGCCCATGCTCAATCTGGCCGGGCTCGGCATCGCCTTCCACGCCAAGCCCATTGTGCGTCGCGGGGCGCGGCAGGCCATCTCCACCCTCGGGCTGGACGGCATTCTGTATCTTCTGGGCCTGCGCGACCGCGAGGCGCTGGACTAG
- a CDS encoding tRNA1(Val) (adenine(37)-N6)-methyltransferase has product MPEFRTAEDARAHFPRGLVQPEGGFRFSADALLLACFAGPGAARRIADLGAGCGVVGFGLLLRDEAATATVTAVDINPDMLAAQRDNVKLLGFGERFEAVEADVSAIGASGLAAQSFDLVVCNPPYRETGTGRRPADAGRDAARFEVRAQVGDFVAAAARLVRNRGRVCFIGLPERLPELFADFRAARLAPKRLRMVHSRIGEPARLALVEGMLGASAGLIVEPPLVLYEGTGNESCLCADALAFCPFMACNAGRRG; this is encoded by the coding sequence ATGCCGGAATTCCGCACTGCGGAGGACGCCCGCGCGCATTTCCCGCGTGGGCTTGTCCAGCCCGAAGGCGGATTCCGCTTCTCGGCGGACGCGCTGCTTCTGGCCTGCTTTGCGGGACCGGGAGCGGCGCGGCGCATCGCCGACCTCGGCGCGGGCTGCGGGGTGGTGGGGTTTGGTCTGCTTCTGCGTGACGAGGCCGCCACTGCCACGGTGACCGCCGTGGACATCAACCCGGACATGCTCGCCGCGCAGCGGGACAATGTGAAGCTGCTGGGCTTCGGCGAGCGGTTCGAGGCCGTGGAGGCCGACGTGTCCGCCATCGGCGCGTCGGGGCTTGCGGCGCAGTCCTTTGATCTCGTGGTCTGCAATCCCCCCTATCGCGAGACCGGGACCGGGCGGCGGCCGGCGGATGCCGGGCGCGACGCCGCACGCTTCGAGGTGCGTGCGCAGGTGGGGGATTTCGTGGCTGCGGCTGCGCGTTTGGTGCGCAACCGGGGGCGGGTGTGCTTCATTGGGCTACCGGAGCGGCTGCCCGAACTGTTCGCCGATTTCCGCGCGGCGCGCCTTGCGCCAAAGCGCCTGCGCATGGTGCATTCGCGAATTGGCGAACCGGCGCGGCTGGCGCTTGTGGAGGGGATGCTTGGCGCTAGTGCCGGACTGATCGTCGAGCCGCCCCTTGTGCTCTATGAGGGCACAGGCAACGAGTCGTGCCTGTGCGCGGACGCGCTGGCCTTTTGCCCCTTCATGGCCTGCAACGCCGGGCGGCGCGGCTAG